One window from the genome of Lawsonibacter asaccharolyticus encodes:
- a CDS encoding D-aminoacylase C-terminal domain protein: MVDTVLSGGWIIDGTRTPPYQADLCIQDGKIVAISPQWEGNCRTRVDVTGKIVSPGFIDIHTHSDTCPFSAVFPESKVAQGITLEIVGNCGVSAVPILPSCQAEQTAYLRKISEIPVPEEAVRDASVQKYAAHVAQTGYPSHLGTLIGQGTLRAGIVGFQDRPLTPSEMEQMKFLLDDQLNQGALGLSLGLIYPPGSFSPTSELRELARVVQKHKKILAVHMRNEGPNIFQAVEEMLSIAEETGVHLHISHLKLMGKAQWGQAPRLLERIEASRQRGAVVTCDQYPYTATSTILAALLPRRAYDGGSAAMLRRVSDPDTSLLRDIAEEMERRGGADAVLVASTHGSAPEYHGKTVSQLSVCLGLTPAETVAHILARCSGTVSAIYFSMSQEDVHTIMCDMHVAIGSDGSAFSLQDTQGLPSPHPRNIATFPRFLQTVREHRLISLQDAVYKMTALPAAILGLRDRGTLEPGKAADITVFDYESVCDQCTFTDSLVAPSGIEHVLVSGVFSLKSGSITGARPGQVLLR; this comes from the coding sequence ATGGTAGATACTGTCTTATCCGGGGGCTGGATCATAGACGGCACACGCACGCCCCCCTATCAGGCTGATTTGTGTATTCAGGACGGAAAAATTGTCGCGATCAGCCCTCAGTGGGAGGGTAATTGCCGCACGAGGGTGGATGTCACCGGAAAAATCGTCTCTCCCGGTTTTATTGACATTCACACCCATTCTGATACCTGTCCATTTTCTGCTGTCTTTCCGGAAAGTAAAGTAGCGCAGGGAATCACTTTGGAAATCGTGGGGAACTGCGGCGTTTCTGCCGTTCCCATTCTCCCATCCTGTCAGGCGGAACAGACGGCTTATCTTCGAAAGATCAGCGAGATCCCGGTGCCGGAGGAGGCTGTCCGTGATGCCTCTGTCCAGAAATATGCCGCTCATGTGGCCCAGACAGGCTATCCTTCCCACCTCGGGACGCTGATCGGGCAGGGAACTCTGCGGGCTGGTATCGTGGGCTTTCAAGATCGCCCCTTAACGCCCTCTGAAATGGAGCAAATGAAGTTCCTCCTCGATGATCAGCTGAACCAAGGTGCCCTGGGACTATCCCTCGGTCTGATCTATCCCCCCGGCAGTTTCTCCCCCACGTCAGAGCTGAGGGAGCTGGCGCGTGTGGTCCAAAAGCATAAGAAGATCCTCGCCGTCCATATGCGAAATGAGGGGCCGAATATCTTCCAGGCAGTGGAAGAGATGCTCTCTATTGCGGAGGAAACCGGTGTTCATCTGCATATCTCCCATTTGAAGCTAATGGGGAAAGCCCAGTGGGGGCAGGCCCCCCGCTTACTTGAGCGCATCGAAGCGTCCAGGCAACGTGGAGCCGTTGTCACCTGTGACCAGTACCCTTATACCGCAACCTCCACTATTCTGGCCGCACTGCTCCCCAGGCGGGCCTATGACGGAGGTTCTGCCGCCATGCTGCGCAGGGTGTCGGACCCAGACACATCCCTTCTTCGGGACATCGCAGAAGAGATGGAGCGGCGCGGCGGCGCGGACGCTGTTTTAGTCGCCTCCACCCACGGAAGCGCGCCGGAATATCACGGAAAAACCGTCTCCCAGCTCTCTGTTTGCCTGGGACTTACCCCAGCCGAAACTGTTGCCCATATTTTGGCGCGTTGTTCCGGAACTGTGTCTGCCATCTATTTTTCCATGTCCCAAGAGGACGTCCATACCATCATGTGCGACATGCATGTCGCCATTGGCAGTGATGGCTCCGCCTTCTCTCTTCAGGATACACAGGGCCTGCCCAGCCCTCACCCTCGCAACATTGCAACCTTTCCCCGTTTTCTGCAGACAGTGCGGGAGCACAGACTGATTTCTCTTCAGGATGCTGTCTACAAGATGACCGCCCTTCCTGCAGCCATTTTGGGGCTTCGTGACAGGGGAACCCTGGAGCCAGGCAAGGCTGCTGACATCACTGTGTTCGATTATGAGTCCGTCTGTGACCAATGTACTTTCACCGATTCCCTGGTCGCCCCGTCCGGCATTGAGCATGTCCTGGTAAGCGGCGTGTTTTCCCTGAAGTCTGGTTCCATAACCGGAGCCCGCCCCGGTCAAGTGTTGCTGCGGTAA
- a CDS encoding TRAP transporter, with product MELGNWALISSPSLLALLPLIIFIVFALLGKGNYLGMFLGIIVGFFLTGQDLVSLTNAYTAAISSSTTVIGLLIMFGTGLGVLMTEARITHTLVYWIVKRIGINTRAKGKIVLILSSILVCGLLGTLAGGNAIISPILIPILAALGITPTVVAVLFKVSGEIGLIVGPLTGVTLITMQVTGLSYGQLMLYAVIPFSLFWLTGAWIGCNRAQRLTEGTEHYELSSDISSIDSITPTPKEKRNTIIFLISFVVLITYGILMKQSTSYALTVMLLLAGIIILIAGFPVDEGVKMLSKGIGSQASTLVLLLNFTVMMDLVNAGEGFTALGNLLSGLAQSGGATALALVSAVVGGFGIETAAVLEIQIVAEMFGEMAIKAGLPMGVFAVSILAATRLTSSVYPTSNFIGQMITARCDNTKEALRANWIGAAFAWAFVLLYAFIGPMIF from the coding sequence GTGGAACTTGGTAATTGGGCTTTGATCTCTTCCCCTTCTCTCCTGGCGCTGCTCCCGCTGATCATCTTCATTGTGTTTGCTCTTCTTGGAAAGGGCAATTATCTGGGCATGTTCCTGGGCATCATCGTCGGCTTCTTCCTGACTGGTCAGGACCTGGTTTCCCTGACCAATGCCTATACCGCCGCGATCTCCTCCTCCACCACAGTGATCGGTCTGCTCATCATGTTCGGAACAGGGCTCGGCGTTCTCATGACGGAGGCACGTATCACCCACACTCTTGTCTATTGGATCGTCAAACGGATCGGCATCAACACTCGTGCCAAAGGAAAAATCGTTCTGATCCTCTCCTCCATCTTGGTCTGCGGGCTGCTGGGGACTTTGGCCGGCGGAAACGCCATCATCTCTCCCATCCTGATCCCGATTTTGGCTGCTCTGGGCATCACCCCCACCGTGGTGGCTGTCCTATTCAAGGTATCTGGCGAAATCGGCCTGATTGTTGGCCCGCTGACTGGTGTCACCCTGATCACCATGCAGGTAACCGGCCTCTCCTATGGGCAGCTGATGCTGTATGCCGTGATCCCCTTTTCTCTCTTCTGGCTGACCGGGGCCTGGATCGGATGCAACCGCGCCCAGCGGCTTACCGAAGGCACTGAGCATTATGAGCTTTCTTCCGATATCTCCAGCATTGACTCTATCACTCCAACCCCAAAGGAAAAAAGAAATACAATTATTTTCTTGATCTCCTTTGTCGTCCTGATCACCTACGGCATACTGATGAAGCAGAGTACTTCCTATGCGCTGACTGTCATGCTACTTTTGGCTGGAATTATTATTCTGATTGCCGGTTTTCCGGTAGATGAAGGTGTCAAAATGCTGAGCAAAGGCATCGGTAGTCAGGCCTCCACGTTGGTCCTGCTTTTGAATTTCACCGTTATGATGGACTTGGTCAACGCCGGCGAGGGCTTTACCGCTTTGGGCAATCTTCTCAGCGGGCTGGCGCAGAGTGGTGGAGCCACCGCTCTCGCTTTGGTTTCCGCCGTGGTGGGCGGATTTGGAATTGAGACCGCCGCTGTACTGGAAATTCAGATCGTGGCTGAGATGTTCGGTGAGATGGCAATTAAGGCAGGACTTCCTATGGGTGTTTTTGCTGTCTCTATCCTCGCGGCAACCCGCCTGACCAGTTCTGTCTATCCCACCAGCAATTTTATCGGTCAGATGATCACCGCCCGTTGCGACAACACGAAGGAAGCTCTTCGTGCAAACTGGATTGGTGCCGCTTTTGCATGGGCTTTCGTTTTACTTTATGCTTTCATCGGTCCAATGATCTTTTAA